One genomic segment of Hevea brasiliensis isolate MT/VB/25A 57/8 chromosome 3, ASM3005281v1, whole genome shotgun sequence includes these proteins:
- the LOC110655001 gene encoding protein MODIFIER OF SNC1 11, with the protein MTTGTENLATGTTLLQDNPSKTLDATAPALAKPDRLEDSTIISPSIVNSDADALKKDGEDSKSGKGTAVSSRSGDTAPVTDTEKKIRRAERFGITVQLSEEEKRNSRAERFGTGVELKTSEQLKKKARAERFGLPVTADEEAKKKARLERFAPTSKTDTLEEEKRKARDIRFSQPSSNSLSTNGKGNIESKVAIAGKAVGGS; encoded by the exons ATGACAACCGGCACGGAGAATCTCGCCACCGGCACCACTCTTCTCCAAGACAATCCTAGCAAAACCCTAGACGCGACAGCTCCTGCGCTCGCCAAGCCAGATCGTCTCGAGGATTCCACCATCATCTCCCCATCCATCGTTAATTCAGATGCGGACGCTCTTAAGAAGGACGGCGAGGATTCAAAGAGCGGCAAGGGCACGGCGGTTAGCTCGCGTTCAGGAGATACAGCCCCAGTCACTGACACAGAGAAGAAGATCCGCCGCGCTGAGCGTTTTGGGATCACTGTTCAGTTGTCTGAGGAAGAGAAACGCAATTCTCGAGCTGAAAG GTTTGGCACTGGGGTTGAATTAAAGACTTCAGAGCAGCTGAAGAAGAAGGCTAGAGCAGAGAG GTTTGGACTTCCTGTGACTGCTGATGAGGAAGCAAAGAAAAAAGCTCGACTTGAGAGATTTGCACCAACTTCTAAAACAGATACACTGgaagaagagaaaaggaaagCAAGGGATATCAG ATTTTCACAACCTTCGTCAAATTCTCTGTCAACGAATGGAAAAGGAAATATTGAGTCT AAGGTAGCTATTGCAGGCAAGGCTGTTGGAGGGTCCTGA